One genomic window of Thalassolituus hydrocarboniclasticus includes the following:
- a CDS encoding AAA family ATPase yields the protein MKFQGTQEYVATPELQLAVNAAIALQRPLLLKGEPGTGKTMLAEQLAESLGTELIQWHIKSTTKAHQGLYEYDAVSRLRDSQLGVDKVHDIANYIVKGKLWQAFTADKPVVLLIDEIDKADIEFPNDLLLELDKMEFFVYETQERIVAKHRPIILITSNNEKELPDAFLRRCFFHYIDFPDRDTMKAIVDVHFPRIQAELVRDALDVFFDVRKVPGLKKKPSTSELIDWLKLLMADEIGPDVLRNADTSKAIPPLYGALLKNEQDVQLLEKLAFMSRRKG from the coding sequence ATGAAGTTTCAGGGCACCCAGGAATATGTTGCAACGCCGGAACTGCAGTTAGCGGTTAATGCGGCCATTGCATTACAGCGTCCGCTGTTGCTGAAAGGGGAGCCTGGTACCGGTAAAACCATGCTGGCTGAACAACTGGCCGAATCGCTGGGTACCGAACTCATCCAATGGCACATCAAAAGTACAACCAAAGCCCATCAGGGCCTGTACGAATACGATGCGGTATCACGCCTGCGCGATTCCCAGCTGGGCGTCGACAAGGTTCACGACATTGCCAACTACATCGTTAAAGGCAAGCTGTGGCAGGCGTTTACCGCTGATAAGCCAGTGGTGCTGCTGATCGATGAAATTGATAAGGCCGATATCGAATTCCCGAACGATCTGCTGCTGGAACTCGATAAGATGGAGTTCTTTGTGTATGAAACACAGGAGCGTATCGTCGCCAAGCACCGTCCGATCATTCTGATCACCAGTAACAATGAGAAAGAACTGCCGGATGCGTTCCTGCGCCGCTGCTTCTTCCATTACATCGACTTCCCGGATCGTGACACCATGAAAGCCATTGTCGATGTGCATTTTCCGCGCATTCAGGCTGAGCTGGTGCGTGATGCACTGGATGTTTTCTTCGATGTGCGCAAAGTACCGGGCCTGAAAAAAAAGCCTTCCACCTCAGAGCTTATTGACTGGCTGAAACTGCTGATGGCCGATGAAATTGGCCCCGACGTACTGCGCAATGCGGATACCAGCAAGGCCATCCCGCCATTGTACGGCGCTCTGCTGAAGAACGAGCAGGATGTACAGTTGCTGGAAAAACTGGCTTTTATGAGCCGTCGCAAAGGCTGA
- a CDS encoding vWA domain-containing protein, which translates to MLIDFFQTVRNARVPCSVREYLDLVQAVKAHVVFADLDEFYALARLCLVKDEKHYDKFDKAFAAYFQGLDTLPSFMEEANIPADWMRKEFERMLSEEEMAKIEALGGLDKVLEEFKKRLEEQHKRHQGGNKMIGTGGTSAFGGNGYNPEGIRIEQGKSRHKKAVKVWEQRNYKDLDDSIELGIRNIKVALRRLRKFARQGSVEELDLGDTIASTARNAGFLDIKMVPERHNSVKVLLFFDIGGSMDPHVRVCEELFSAARTEFKHMEIFYFHNCLYESVWKNNIRRNNQRTDTWDILRKFGPDYKVIFVGDAMMAPYEVTHVGGSVEHWNEEPGAVWMQRMADHYGKLVWLNPAPESYWGQGGSLGAIREIVNQHMYPLTLKGLETAMRYLSK; encoded by the coding sequence ATGCTGATCGATTTCTTTCAGACCGTCCGTAACGCCCGTGTACCCTGTTCGGTGCGCGAGTATCTGGATCTTGTGCAGGCGGTTAAAGCCCATGTGGTATTTGCCGATCTGGATGAGTTTTATGCGCTCGCCCGGCTTTGCCTGGTAAAAGACGAAAAGCACTACGATAAATTCGATAAGGCTTTCGCCGCTTATTTTCAGGGGCTGGATACACTGCCTTCATTTATGGAAGAGGCCAACATTCCGGCTGACTGGATGCGTAAGGAATTTGAACGCATGTTGTCAGAAGAGGAAATGGCCAAAATCGAAGCACTGGGTGGGCTGGATAAAGTTCTCGAAGAGTTTAAAAAACGCCTTGAAGAGCAACATAAGCGCCATCAGGGTGGCAATAAAATGATCGGTACCGGCGGTACTTCGGCCTTTGGTGGTAACGGTTATAACCCGGAAGGCATCCGCATCGAGCAGGGTAAGTCGCGCCACAAAAAGGCTGTTAAAGTCTGGGAGCAGCGGAACTATAAAGACCTCGATGACAGTATTGAGCTGGGTATCCGTAATATCAAAGTTGCGCTGCGCCGTTTGCGTAAATTTGCCCGTCAGGGCTCGGTAGAAGAGCTTGATCTGGGCGATACCATTGCTTCCACTGCCCGCAATGCCGGTTTTCTGGATATCAAAATGGTGCCGGAGCGGCACAACTCGGTCAAAGTGCTGTTGTTTTTTGATATCGGTGGCTCGATGGATCCGCACGTGCGCGTCTGCGAGGAGTTGTTCTCTGCCGCCCGTACCGAGTTCAAGCATATGGAGATTTTTTATTTCCATAACTGCCTGTATGAGTCGGTCTGGAAAAACAATATCCGTCGTAATAATCAGCGTACCGATACCTGGGATATCCTGCGCAAATTCGGACCTGACTACAAAGTGATCTTTGTTGGTGATGCCATGATGGCACCTTACGAAGTAACCCACGTCGGGGGCAGTGTTGAGCACTGGAATGAAGAACCGGGTGCTGTCTGGATGCAGCGTATGGCGGATCATTACGGCAAGCTGGTATGGCTGAATCCTGCACCTGAGTCTTACTGGGGGCAGGGCGGATCGCTGGGGGCGATCCGCGAAATTGTCAATCAGCATATGTACCCGCTGACCCTGAAAGGGCTGGAAACAGCGATGCGCTACCTCAGCAAATAG
- a CDS encoding peroxiredoxin family protein — translation MGRFVRFLFLSLCAFSVQAEEVRNIETLAPGQLVDDFSMPSAIGGWGQRLAEQRGKPVMLVWLDRCNQCQEELVRYQLLAESYALDQLVAWFIWAPHKNDVPPKMRLPVLLNDQYWTQSWGFNPRPAVMLINNDGVLDHLILGDLTGHYAETEQTLARWMAERQLQARVESRQ, via the coding sequence ATGGGGCGTTTCGTTCGGTTCTTATTTCTGAGTCTGTGCGCGTTCAGCGTGCAGGCCGAAGAGGTCAGAAATATTGAAACCCTGGCGCCGGGCCAGCTGGTCGACGATTTTTCTATGCCTTCCGCCATTGGCGGTTGGGGGCAGCGTCTGGCAGAGCAGCGTGGCAAACCGGTAATGCTGGTATGGCTGGATCGTTGCAACCAGTGTCAGGAAGAACTGGTGCGCTATCAGTTGCTGGCAGAAAGCTACGCGCTGGATCAACTGGTCGCCTGGTTTATCTGGGCGCCGCATAAAAATGACGTGCCGCCGAAAATGCGTTTACCGGTGTTGCTGAATGATCAGTACTGGACGCAAAGCTGGGGCTTTAATCCCCGTCCGGCGGTCATGCTTATTAATAACGATGGTGTGCTGGATCACCTGATTCTGGGAGATCTGACCGGACACTACGCTGAAACTGAACAAACACTGGCACGGTGGATGGCTGAGCGACAGTTGCAGGCCCGTGTGGAGAGCAGACAATGA
- a CDS encoding tetratricopeptide repeat protein has protein sequence MNNFALRAVFMLAIVSLAGCSLFSQPDDTEKTLGNINGLKVRLLSNDPLETSHDDVIDRYQRYLDVATEPEMRIRVAHRIASLKLQAEEIALDKIPEGTDSGLDASATREERAQAIASIKDYESLLEAYPDRSDNDAMLYQLAKAYSMAGRMQSAIATLEQLVADFPRSVYYLEGEFRLAQLLYASGDYEGAEQAYQRLIDRGPDDNQYYVSAGYLQGWSIFKQDRLQDSLLAFTRLLDEQYPTVAALSDAKGGELDMLNDILRIMAIMFDDLGDWEQIALFYDQHGKRHYEYLIYDRLATLYYDKQYYKSGASTLRAFVLRYPDDVLAPVYYERLIEGYKTARYPNLMRKHKEIYIGMFGVGGNYWLNHTEAVQQKLEKTLATYIWDLAGFHHAWGQNSKKLKDKRERLGEAERWYKEYIRSFPEADDTVKAHFLLAEVAFELQDYPLAKDHYEIVAYQYPGYEKAAEAGYAAILAFNKYRPAKTEALAWRQATVASAMRFVQEFPQDERSGTVLVNTAEMLLKDKYYPQALTTARLASQVEADLPERYRYGAALVRGHASFEQGLFAESEEALGKALTYSKLDKKTRRELRDKVAATVYKQGEQAKEQGDLTAAVGHWRRLATVIPESSTRIIAEYDAATLLMQMKDYDQAIEVLLHFREQYPEHKLTADIPSKLIVAYEDKGEWRKAAFELQRIWNDGTDPEQQRIACYQSAEYFEKGGDLDNALVMYKRYAHSYKKPFDAAVEAHFKLNEIYAAQNDEEKRRFWLDKVITLHNKAGKDQTDRSRYLAASAAYELGEFERVKYEKIAITLPLDKSVTRKNAVMQAALKRYTQAVQIGVLEYTTSATYRIGQLYAQLSKALMESERPGGMDELELEEYQFLLEEQAFPLDEAAIEIHQTNANRTYDGLYDEWIKKSYRSLGTLMPGQYNKNEKALSYVDQIR, from the coding sequence ATGAATAATTTTGCCTTACGCGCTGTGTTTATGTTGGCGATAGTATCGCTGGCCGGCTGTAGTCTGTTTTCGCAACCGGATGATACGGAAAAAACGCTGGGAAATATTAACGGCCTGAAAGTCCGTTTATTATCTAACGACCCGCTGGAAACCAGTCATGATGATGTAATTGATCGTTATCAGCGTTATCTCGATGTTGCTACCGAACCGGAAATGCGCATTCGTGTCGCCCACCGTATTGCCAGTCTTAAACTGCAGGCCGAAGAAATTGCGCTGGATAAAATACCGGAAGGCACTGACTCCGGTCTGGATGCGAGTGCAACGCGAGAAGAGCGTGCTCAGGCCATTGCCTCAATCAAAGATTATGAGTCATTGCTTGAAGCTTACCCGGACCGTTCCGATAACGACGCCATGCTTTATCAGCTGGCCAAAGCTTACAGCATGGCCGGGCGTATGCAGTCTGCTATTGCCACGCTGGAACAACTGGTTGCCGATTTCCCGCGTTCGGTTTATTACCTTGAAGGGGAATTCCGTCTGGCGCAATTACTGTACGCGTCCGGTGATTATGAAGGGGCGGAGCAGGCTTATCAGCGCCTGATTGATCGCGGCCCGGACGACAACCAATATTATGTCAGTGCGGGGTATCTGCAGGGCTGGTCGATCTTTAAACAGGATCGTCTGCAGGACAGTCTGCTGGCCTTTACCCGTTTATTGGATGAACAATATCCGACCGTCGCGGCATTGTCCGATGCCAAAGGCGGTGAGCTGGATATGCTCAACGACATTCTGCGCATTATGGCCATCATGTTTGATGACCTTGGCGACTGGGAGCAGATTGCGCTGTTTTATGATCAGCACGGCAAACGTCATTATGAATATCTGATTTATGACCGGCTGGCGACGCTGTATTACGACAAACAATATTATAAAAGCGGAGCCTCTACCTTACGTGCCTTTGTTTTGCGCTACCCCGATGATGTGCTGGCACCGGTGTATTACGAGCGCCTGATTGAAGGTTATAAAACCGCGCGCTATCCAAACCTGATGCGTAAACATAAAGAAATCTATATCGGTATGTTTGGCGTAGGCGGTAATTACTGGCTGAACCATACCGAAGCGGTGCAGCAGAAACTGGAAAAAACGCTGGCAACTTACATCTGGGATCTGGCGGGCTTTCATCACGCCTGGGGGCAGAACAGCAAAAAGCTGAAAGACAAGCGTGAACGTCTGGGCGAAGCTGAACGCTGGTATAAAGAATATATCCGCAGCTTTCCAGAGGCTGATGACACGGTTAAAGCTCATTTCCTGTTAGCGGAAGTGGCGTTCGAACTGCAGGATTACCCTCTGGCCAAAGATCATTATGAGATCGTGGCTTACCAGTATCCGGGTTATGAAAAAGCAGCTGAGGCTGGCTACGCGGCAATTCTGGCATTTAATAAATACCGTCCGGCGAAAACAGAGGCCCTGGCCTGGCGCCAGGCAACGGTTGCCAGTGCAATGCGCTTTGTGCAGGAGTTTCCACAGGATGAGCGTAGCGGCACCGTGCTGGTAAATACCGCAGAAATGCTGCTGAAAGATAAATATTATCCGCAGGCTCTGACCACTGCACGGCTGGCGTCGCAGGTCGAAGCCGACCTGCCTGAGCGTTACCGCTATGGTGCGGCGCTGGTACGCGGACATGCCAGTTTTGAACAGGGCCTGTTTGCCGAATCCGAAGAAGCGCTGGGCAAAGCCCTGACTTACAGCAAACTGGATAAGAAAACCCGGCGTGAGTTACGGGATAAAGTCGCTGCCACGGTTTATAAACAAGGCGAGCAGGCCAAAGAGCAGGGTGACCTTACCGCAGCGGTTGGCCACTGGCGCCGCCTGGCAACGGTTATTCCGGAAAGTAGCACCCGCATTATTGCCGAATATGATGCGGCAACCTTATTAATGCAGATGAAAGATTATGATCAGGCCATTGAAGTACTGTTGCATTTCCGTGAACAGTATCCTGAGCATAAATTAACCGCTGATATTCCAAGTAAACTGATCGTCGCTTATGAAGATAAAGGCGAGTGGCGCAAGGCCGCGTTTGAATTACAGCGCATCTGGAATGACGGCACAGATCCGGAGCAGCAGCGCATTGCCTGCTACCAGTCGGCTGAGTATTTTGAAAAAGGTGGTGATCTGGATAATGCGCTGGTGATGTATAAGCGCTACGCCCACAGCTATAAAAAACCGTTTGATGCAGCCGTCGAAGCGCACTTTAAACTGAACGAAATTTATGCGGCGCAGAACGATGAAGAAAAACGCCGTTTCTGGCTGGATAAGGTGATAACCCTGCACAATAAAGCCGGTAAAGATCAGACAGATCGTTCACGTTATCTGGCCGCCAGTGCGGCCTATGAGCTGGGTGAATTCGAACGGGTTAAATATGAAAAAATCGCCATTACGCTTCCCCTTGATAAAAGTGTGACGCGTAAGAATGCGGTGATGCAGGCCGCGCTGAAGCGTTATACCCAGGCGGTGCAGATTGGCGTACTGGAATACACAACATCAGCGACTTATCGCATTGGTCAGTTGTACGCTCAGCTGAGCAAGGCACTGATGGAATCGGAGCGGCCAGGCGGTATGGATGAACTGGAGCTGGAAGAGTATCAGTTCCTGCTGGAAGAGCAGGCATTTCCCCTGGATGAGGCGGCTATTGAAATTCATCAGACCAATGCCAACCGTACTTACGACGGTCTGTATGATGAATGGATTAAAAAGAGTTACCGGTCTTTGGGTACGCTGATGCCTGGCCAGTACAATAAAAATGAAAAGGCGCTGAGTTATGTCGATCAGATTCGCTAG
- a CDS encoding tetratricopeptide repeat protein: MSIRFASLLLLVLLQMGLQGCSLLGAKPEVVDSVPQEKPLPPELIEAYNAGLELLQDEEFDAALVHWQTLAEKYAEFPGCWTNLALAQYRLEQFDASLESLNKAVALKQEFCPAYKVLGLVQRELGQFGAAEDSYQTALQCDPADVQVHYNLGILYDLYLHDLVKALQQYQLAQGMMSEPDETLAIWIADLERRSTEQVAGEGS; the protein is encoded by the coding sequence ATGTCGATCAGATTCGCTAGCCTGTTATTGCTGGTTTTATTGCAAATGGGATTGCAGGGCTGCAGCCTGTTGGGTGCTAAGCCTGAAGTGGTCGATTCTGTGCCGCAGGAAAAGCCATTGCCGCCGGAACTGATCGAGGCCTATAACGCCGGTCTGGAATTGCTGCAGGACGAAGAGTTTGATGCGGCACTGGTTCACTGGCAGACGCTGGCGGAAAAATATGCAGAATTTCCCGGCTGCTGGACCAATCTGGCACTGGCGCAATACCGTCTCGAGCAGTTTGATGCCAGTCTGGAAAGTCTGAATAAAGCCGTTGCCCTTAAACAGGAATTCTGCCCGGCCTATAAAGTACTGGGACTGGTACAGCGTGAATTAGGCCAGTTCGGGGCGGCAGAAGACAGCTATCAGACGGCTCTTCAGTGTGACCCGGCGGATGTGCAGGTGCATTACAATCTGGGCATTCTCTATGATCTGTATCTGCATGATCTGGTCAAAGCGCTGCAACAATATCAGCTGGCACAGGGCATGATGAGCGAGCCGGATGAAACGCTGGCGATCTGGATTGCTGACCTCGAACGACGCAGTACCGAGCAGGTCGCAGGGGAGGGTTCGTAG
- a CDS encoding MotA/TolQ/ExbB proton channel family protein yields MDTIVRFFQEGGTFMYPIAIIMAIGLAIAFERLLVLMKEKSSNRRAFEELLPMLQKRDLRGALSYATSSETKIGDIFSAAIARIPGSQRREEIEYALEEGLMEAIPQLEKRTQYVATLANIATLMGLLGTIMGLIAAFTAVANAAPAEKAALLSQSISVAMNTTAFGLMAAIPLILLHSYLQSKTNEIVDSIEMAGVKFLNIITERKPGQTPANSN; encoded by the coding sequence ATGGATACCATCGTACGTTTTTTTCAGGAAGGCGGTACTTTTATGTACCCGATTGCCATCATTATGGCGATTGGTCTGGCCATTGCTTTTGAGCGTCTGCTGGTGCTGATGAAAGAAAAATCCAGCAACCGCCGCGCCTTTGAAGAACTGCTGCCTATGCTGCAAAAACGCGACCTGCGCGGTGCGCTGAGCTATGCCACCAGTTCAGAAACCAAAATCGGTGATATTTTCTCTGCTGCTATTGCCCGTATTCCAGGCAGTCAGCGTCGTGAAGAAATTGAATATGCGCTGGAAGAAGGTCTGATGGAAGCCATTCCACAGCTGGAAAAACGCACCCAATACGTAGCCACCCTGGCCAACATTGCCACGCTGATGGGACTGCTGGGTACCATTATGGGTCTGATCGCAGCCTTTACCGCGGTTGCCAATGCAGCGCCTGCAGAAAAAGCCGCACTGTTGTCGCAGAGTATTTCTGTCGCGATGAACACCACGGCATTCGGTCTGATGGCAGCGATTCCGTTAATTCTGCTGCACAGCTACCTGCAATCCAAAACCAACGAAATTGTCGACAGTATTGAGATGGCCGGGGTTAAGTTCCTCAACATCATCACCGAGCGTAAGCCAGGTCAAACTCCAGCAAACAGCAACTGA
- a CDS encoding biopolymer transporter ExbD: MNLMIVLVPVLLMNMVFSQLAVLDLKLPLGDQPGAVNPEDVSLEVIVRKQGFEITRTYQEKSESLATLPKKDGDYDYSGLSSALVDIKKNPGFEDKKDISLLSEADVDYQTLITVMDSVRIYPAVIGASLVDATLFPEISLGDAPGAEVTP, encoded by the coding sequence ATGAATCTGATGATCGTACTGGTACCAGTGCTGTTGATGAACATGGTGTTCTCACAGCTGGCAGTACTCGATCTTAAGTTGCCATTGGGAGATCAGCCGGGGGCTGTGAATCCTGAGGATGTTTCGCTCGAAGTGATTGTCCGTAAGCAGGGGTTTGAAATTACCCGAACCTATCAGGAAAAATCTGAATCGCTTGCGACACTGCCGAAAAAAGACGGAGATTACGATTACAGTGGTCTGTCTTCTGCGCTCGTGGATATTAAAAAGAATCCGGGCTTTGAAGATAAAAAAGACATCAGTCTGCTGTCGGAAGCCGATGTCGATTACCAGACGCTGATTACCGTGATGGACAGCGTACGCATTTACCCGGCGGTTATTGGTGCTTCACTGGTTGATGCGACGTTATTCCCGGAGATTTCTCTGGGCGATGCGCCGGGCGCGGAGGTGACACCATGA
- a CDS encoding ExbD/TolR family protein, which yields MKMSRRAKRMQRNHKRNANKSGLNLTALMDIFTILVFFLMVNQSEVEVQSSDAIQLPASLADNKPNENITVLVSKDDILVQGRAVISTAAASKISGEEIAELKKELDYLASRSPLPDEQKAQGRPVTIMGDKDIPYALLKKVMNTCAKAEFNNISLAVNQKPPAAGGA from the coding sequence ATGAAAATGTCGCGTCGTGCGAAGCGTATGCAGCGCAATCATAAGCGTAATGCCAATAAAAGCGGCCTGAATCTGACGGCACTGATGGATATTTTCACCATTCTGGTTTTCTTCCTGATGGTGAACCAGTCCGAAGTGGAAGTGCAGAGCAGTGATGCCATTCAGTTACCGGCCTCGCTGGCGGATAACAAGCCGAATGAGAACATCACGGTTCTGGTGAGCAAAGACGATATTCTGGTTCAGGGGCGTGCGGTCATCAGTACTGCTGCGGCCAGTAAAATCAGCGGCGAAGAAATTGCCGAACTGAAAAAAGAACTGGATTATCTGGCTTCGCGCTCTCCGCTGCCGGATGAACAGAAAGCCCAGGGGCGGCCGGTCACCATTATGGGTGACAAGGACATTCCTTATGCGCTGCTGAAAAAGGTGATGAATACCTGCGCGAAAGCGGAATTCAATAATATTTCGCTGGCTGTTAATCAGAAACCACCCGCTGCGGGAGGTGCCTGA
- a CDS encoding AgmX/PglI C-terminal domain-containing protein: MTVYYRAPQLPWTDNGDRQRFLPILIVLLAVVMVLGVVIPSVDLPEKDRKDLEKLPPQLAKVIERKKLEKPKPKPLPPKVEEKKPEPKPEPKPEPKPEPKPEPPKPKPVPKPKPKPKVEATKEKREQAKETAKKNFGNDALSALNSIRNQVPIAALNTSSKGLSNAGNKATSVGTVVDRNAATRTSGGVDVASLTNATVGENLSDRQVTAVEMTAEQEEAAAAATTRSQEELRLVFEQYKVQFDRLYRGALRKNPALAGSVTLKMDVQPNGTVSTCSVLKSELNDAGLHKRLEMKCRQMQFENRPGIDVTTVEFPIRFMP; the protein is encoded by the coding sequence ATGACCGTTTATTATCGCGCACCACAACTGCCCTGGACCGACAACGGCGACCGTCAGCGCTTTCTGCCTATTCTGATTGTTTTGCTGGCAGTGGTCATGGTGCTGGGTGTGGTTATTCCGTCTGTTGATCTGCCGGAAAAAGACCGTAAGGATCTGGAGAAATTACCGCCGCAGCTGGCCAAGGTGATTGAGCGTAAAAAGCTTGAAAAGCCCAAGCCAAAACCGCTGCCGCCCAAAGTGGAAGAAAAGAAACCGGAGCCTAAGCCCGAACCAAAACCGGAGCCTAAGCCTGAGCCGAAACCGGAACCACCAAAGCCGAAACCGGTTCCGAAACCCAAGCCCAAGCCGAAGGTAGAAGCGACGAAGGAAAAGCGTGAGCAAGCCAAAGAAACGGCCAAAAAGAATTTTGGTAACGATGCCTTGTCAGCGCTTAACAGCATCCGCAATCAGGTGCCGATTGCTGCATTAAACACCTCCAGCAAGGGGCTGAGTAATGCCGGCAATAAAGCGACCAGTGTCGGTACTGTGGTTGATCGTAACGCCGCAACACGGACTTCCGGTGGTGTTGATGTTGCATCCTTAACCAATGCGACGGTCGGTGAAAACCTGAGTGATCGTCAGGTGACGGCGGTGGAAATGACGGCAGAACAGGAGGAGGCTGCAGCGGCTGCTACGACCCGTTCGCAGGAAGAATTGCGTCTGGTGTTCGAGCAGTACAAAGTGCAGTTTGACCGTTTGTACCGCGGCGCTCTGCGTAAGAATCCGGCGCTGGCAGGTTCTGTGACACTGAAAATGGATGTGCAGCCCAATGGTACTGTATCAACCTGTTCGGTGCTCAAGAGCGAGCTGAACGATGCTGGTCTGCATAAGCGACTGGAAATGAAGTGTCGTCAGATGCAGTTCGAAAATCGTCCGGGTATAGATGTAACCACGGTCGAATTTCCGATCCGCTTTATGCCTTAA
- a CDS encoding MaoC/PaaZ C-terminal domain-containing protein — translation METITNRPFDEITVGDSCQRKHIVTSQDLILFAAASGDHNPVHLDAEYAATTMFKGQIAHGMFTGALISAALAMDLPGPGTIYLGQNLSFRKPVMIGDELTVELTVSSKHDSKPVVTLDCKVSNQNGKVVASGEASVMAPTEKMTIKAPKLPEIRIGG, via the coding sequence ATGGAAACAATTACCAATCGTCCGTTTGATGAAATTACTGTCGGAGACAGCTGTCAGCGCAAGCACATAGTGACTTCACAGGATCTTATTCTGTTTGCCGCGGCCTCAGGTGATCACAACCCTGTGCATCTGGATGCCGAATATGCCGCCACCACAATGTTTAAAGGGCAGATTGCCCACGGCATGTTCACCGGGGCATTAATTTCAGCAGCACTGGCGATGGATTTACCTGGTCCGGGAACCATTTATCTCGGTCAGAATTTATCCTTCCGCAAACCGGTGATGATTGGCGATGAATTAACGGTGGAATTAACCGTCAGCAGCAAACACGACAGCAAGCCGGTTGTAACCCTTGACTGCAAGGTCAGCAATCAGAACGGCAAAGTGGTGGCCAGCGGTGAAGCCAGCGTGATGGCACCAACCGAAAAAATGACCATCAAAGCTCCCAAACTGCCGGAAATCCGTATCGGTGGTTGA
- a CDS encoding alpha/beta fold hydrolase, producing MNKITISAADHSTFEARLWAHSSPVATIHLMHGMAEHCDRYIPLAEFLHQAGYQVVTHNHRGHGERRPRGHYADADAAGMGGWELLMDDILRVQQAVCGSEPRILFGHSMGSFIAQGFAIRHGDLLSGLILSGSNHQSSALFHLGRSVASLLKLRQGQQHLSGVMDALSFGAFNKAFRPNRTDFDWLSRDNEQVDRYLADAACGHLCSLQLWTDLFGGLIEIGKADNLRKIPAHLPVYLFGGDRDPVGQMGKGVPALKAFLEKTGHDNVSLRLYPEGRHEMLNETNADEVFQDILNWLKALPL from the coding sequence ATGAACAAAATAACTATATCTGCCGCCGATCACTCCACCTTCGAGGCGCGCCTGTGGGCACATTCCTCTCCCGTTGCCACCATCCATCTGATGCACGGCATGGCAGAACACTGCGACCGCTACATTCCACTGGCCGAATTCCTGCATCAGGCCGGTTATCAGGTGGTTACCCATAATCACCGCGGCCATGGTGAGCGCCGCCCGCGCGGCCACTACGCCGATGCAGATGCCGCCGGCATGGGCGGCTGGGAACTGTTGATGGACGATATCCTGCGGGTGCAGCAAGCCGTCTGCGGTTCAGAACCACGCATCCTGTTTGGCCATTCAATGGGATCCTTTATTGCGCAGGGCTTCGCCATCCGGCATGGCGACCTGTTATCCGGCCTGATTCTCTCCGGCTCCAATCATCAGTCGTCCGCCCTGTTTCATCTGGGGCGCAGCGTCGCCAGCCTGCTGAAGCTGCGTCAGGGGCAACAACACCTGTCTGGCGTAATGGATGCCCTGTCCTTTGGCGCATTCAATAAAGCGTTCCGCCCTAACCGTACCGATTTTGACTGGCTGAGCCGCGACAACGAACAGGTTGACCGTTATCTGGCCGATGCCGCCTGCGGACATCTGTGCAGCCTGCAATTATGGACTGACTTATTCGGTGGTCTGATTGAAATCGGCAAGGCCGATAATCTGCGCAAAATCCCGGCGCATTTACCTGTCTATCTTTTTGGCGGTGATCGCGACCCTGTTGGTCAGATGGGTAAAGGTGTTCCGGCATTAAAAGCCTTTCTGGAAAAGACAGGTCATGACAATGTCAGCCTGCGGCTGTACCCTGAAGGCCGGCATGAAATGCTGAACGAAACCAATGCTGATGAGGTGTTTCAGGATATTCTGAACTGGCTCAAAGCGCTGCCGCTGTAA